In one Chitinophaga sancti genomic region, the following are encoded:
- a CDS encoding TonB-dependent receptor, translating to MRKIMAVLALLISSLTSIKAIAQHKFTISGIIRDKTSGETLIGASIHVLQQSNYSSTSNNYGFYAIVVPEGTYTLVVSYTGYKADTISIPLAKDLVRNVSLSPSSGLLSEVVITSQASKDRLSSAQMGTQKLSTAEIANVPVFLGEKDIIKTIQLLPGIKTTGEGSGGFYVRGGNIDENLLLLDEVPVYNATHLLGFFSTFNSDAIKDLTLYKGAMPAQYGGRLSSVVDIRTKDGNNQAFHGSGGLGIISSHLNLEGPLVKDKGSFMISARRSYADVFLKLSSNEDVKNSNLYFYDVNAKLSYNLDDHNRVFISFYNGKDNLKISDDFALYYGNTTGTFRLNHNFNSHLFSNTTVSYSNYHHNVEISDKSSNTKIESTIRDFGLKEDFQYFMSNDDRINFGITTTHHTLNPGLIDASQNSTYNSQILDKKYALESAAYINHELGWGKLKINYGLRLSVFNIFGPGKYYTYNAEGDPADSTKYDAADLVKTYINLEPRAAASYQLDSISSLKFAYSRNTQNLHLITNSASTQPTDLWILSSPNVQPEIADQVSLGYYRDLSKGRYEFSSEIYYKQLQNQIDYKDGAALSVNNYVESQLLYGKGRAYGVELFLKKKAGRLTGWISYTLSRTERQIEKINEGSWYAAHQDQTHNLAIVTIYQLSKKVTLSANWVYNTGNAVTYPSGKYEINEQTVFLYTERNGYRMPAYHRLDIGLTIAGKKRRRWSSDWNFAVYNAYGKQNPYFIEFKNDPANPNRTIAQQTALFRWVPSITYNFAF from the coding sequence ATGCGAAAAATAATGGCTGTCCTGGCTTTGCTAATTTCATCCCTAACAAGTATCAAAGCCATAGCCCAGCATAAATTCACCATTAGCGGCATCATTCGCGATAAAACTTCGGGCGAGACTTTAATCGGTGCCTCTATACACGTTCTTCAACAATCCAACTACAGCAGCACCAGCAACAACTACGGATTCTATGCAATCGTGGTACCTGAAGGCACCTATACCCTCGTCGTCAGTTATACAGGATATAAAGCGGATACAATATCTATTCCCCTGGCGAAAGACCTTGTACGCAATGTTTCGTTGAGCCCTTCGAGCGGACTACTTTCAGAAGTCGTGATCACTTCCCAGGCCTCAAAAGACAGGCTGAGCAGCGCCCAAATGGGTACACAAAAACTTAGTACTGCCGAAATTGCAAATGTGCCGGTATTCCTCGGGGAAAAGGACATCATCAAAACCATACAACTACTACCCGGTATTAAAACAACCGGCGAAGGCAGCGGCGGCTTCTACGTGCGCGGTGGTAACATCGACGAGAACCTGTTACTGCTGGATGAAGTGCCGGTGTATAATGCCACACACCTCTTAGGTTTCTTCTCTACCTTCAATTCAGATGCGATCAAAGATCTTACGCTTTATAAAGGTGCCATGCCAGCTCAATACGGTGGCCGCCTTTCCTCTGTAGTAGATATCCGGACCAAAGACGGTAACAACCAGGCATTCCACGGTAGCGGCGGACTTGGCATTATTTCATCTCACCTGAACCTGGAAGGACCGCTTGTAAAAGATAAGGGTTCATTTATGATCAGTGCCCGTCGTAGTTATGCAGATGTGTTTTTGAAACTGTCTTCAAACGAAGATGTCAAAAACTCTAATCTTTACTTCTACGATGTAAATGCCAAGCTGAGTTATAACCTGGATGATCATAACCGGGTATTCATTTCCTTTTATAACGGGAAAGACAACCTGAAAATATCAGACGACTTCGCACTGTACTATGGTAATACAACAGGTACATTCAGGTTAAATCATAATTTCAACAGTCACTTGTTTTCCAATACCACAGTCTCCTATAGTAATTATCATCACAACGTAGAGATCTCGGACAAATCAAGCAATACTAAGATTGAATCCACCATCAGGGATTTCGGATTGAAAGAAGATTTTCAATACTTCATGTCAAACGATGACAGGATTAACTTTGGGATCACAACCACACACCATACACTTAATCCTGGCCTTATTGATGCCAGTCAGAATTCTACCTACAATTCCCAGATCCTGGATAAGAAGTATGCGCTGGAAAGCGCAGCTTACATCAATCATGAATTAGGATGGGGCAAGCTGAAAATTAATTATGGATTGCGCTTGTCTGTCTTCAATATATTTGGTCCCGGAAAGTATTATACATACAATGCAGAGGGAGATCCTGCTGATTCCACTAAATATGATGCAGCAGACCTGGTAAAGACTTACATCAATCTTGAACCCCGCGCAGCTGCAAGTTACCAGCTGGATAGTATCAGCTCATTGAAATTTGCTTATTCGCGCAATACGCAGAACCTGCACCTGATCACTAACTCTGCCTCCACGCAACCCACAGATCTCTGGATCCTGAGCAGTCCGAATGTACAACCGGAAATAGCAGACCAGGTGTCATTGGGTTACTACCGGGATCTTAGTAAAGGTCGTTATGAATTCTCATCGGAGATTTACTATAAACAATTACAAAACCAGATTGACTATAAAGATGGTGCTGCCCTCTCAGTCAATAACTACGTAGAGTCGCAGCTGCTATATGGGAAAGGCAGGGCGTATGGGGTAGAACTTTTTCTAAAGAAAAAAGCCGGCAGACTGACAGGTTGGATCAGTTATACATTATCCCGCACGGAGCGGCAGATAGAGAAGATCAATGAAGGGAGCTGGTATGCCGCACACCAGGATCAGACGCACAACCTGGCTATTGTAACCATCTACCAGTTGAGTAAGAAAGTAACCCTTTCTGCGAACTGGGTGTACAATACCGGTAATGCAGTCACCTACCCAAGTGGAAAATACGAAATCAATGAACAGACGGTGTTCCTGTATACAGAGAGAAACGGCTACCGGATGCCCGCTTATCATCGCCTGGATATTGGGCTGACCATAGCTGGAAAGAAAAGAAGGCGCTGGAGTAGTGACTGGAACTTTGCAGTATACAACGCCTATGGGAAACAAAATCCCTACTTCATAGAGTTTAAAAATGACCCGGCAAATCCAAACCGGACAATCGCGCAGCAAACAGCGCTTTTCCGTTGGGTACCTTCTATCACCTATAATTTCGCATTCTAG
- a CDS encoding DUF4249 family protein, with protein MKTIFTAIFIILLLSACTKTLDIKLRSTEPKIVIQGNVTNSGGPYYIRINKTVDFDANNEYPPVVNATVSVLDSNTRRVDYYKYTGVNGYYISNNLFGQVGHTYKLTVTVDGETYTASSTMPNFVGINQLDFVQTKILNKTRILPQVTFTDPAYEKNYYVFSLAVNNVTYKAFYAVDDRLTDGNEMVQQLYMDSSYIQKRDFVTVILSSVDKNVYNYFNVLQANSGASPTTPSNPPSNISNGAYGYFGAEAVSMVSQSF; from the coding sequence ATGAAGACGATATTCACCGCTATATTCATCATCCTGTTATTGTCTGCCTGTACAAAGACGCTTGATATAAAGTTGCGGTCAACTGAGCCGAAAATAGTCATCCAGGGGAATGTTACCAATTCAGGAGGGCCTTATTATATAAGGATCAATAAAACCGTTGATTTTGATGCGAATAATGAATACCCTCCTGTGGTCAATGCCACAGTTAGTGTATTGGATAGTAATACCAGAAGAGTGGATTACTATAAATATACCGGTGTAAATGGCTATTATATTTCCAACAATCTCTTTGGGCAGGTGGGGCATACTTACAAGCTAACAGTAACGGTTGATGGGGAAACCTATACAGCATCTTCCACGATGCCCAATTTTGTAGGCATCAACCAGCTGGATTTTGTACAGACAAAGATTCTTAATAAAACCAGGATCCTGCCCCAGGTAACATTTACGGACCCGGCCTATGAGAAAAACTACTATGTTTTTTCACTGGCGGTAAACAATGTAACTTATAAAGCCTTTTATGCGGTGGATGACAGGCTGACTGATGGAAATGAGATGGTGCAGCAATTGTATATGGATAGTTCGTATATCCAGAAAAGGGATTTTGTGACGGTAATATTGTCAAGTGTAGACAAGAACGTCTATAATTATTTCAATGTACTCCAGGCAAATAGCGGCGCCTCTCCGACTACGCCTTCGAATCCGCCATCAAATATATCGAATGGCGCATATGGATATTTTGGTGCAGAGGCGGTTAGCATGGTATCTCAATCTTTTTAA